The nucleotide sequence TTATGCACTTTTGCTTTGCGTTGTTTTGAGGTTAATTTGACATCACTCTGCTATAGTAAGCACACAGTCTTTGAATATATTCttcattctatatatatattcctataTCTAGGGATTTTGGTCCCTTGAAGTATGTTTTAACTCACGGTCAAGTTAATATTCGATATTTTACAAACGAATAAAAGGGTAGATGATAGAGTAACAAATAAATTTGTGTAGTAAAATTGTTTATCTCTTAAGAGGAATTAGTGTTATATAATCTGATGAAGAATGGTCCAAGcttgattttttcttgaaacatcctcttgatacttgattctcaaatttcaaattattaagTTAGTCATTTTTTCGTCAACTTGAAAATTAGTTACACGATATTTCTCAATAAGAGATGCGTGTCGGTCTAAgattaatatataaagaaattaaaaatccCTCGTGACATTGTTCACATATTCTTTAATTTGGACATATTAAAGTCacataattcatttttatttttttatgtataactGTCACTTtatatgattaatttttatgaaagtaaagatcaaataaaaataagttattgtgatgtttagaaaattgaaaactttatCAACTCTACTCATctttagtaataaaaaaaatctataaaccTTAAATCCTaactcaaaatattaaattattttatttcttttttccgttatctaaaaattcttcaaatatttgacaataataacaatctttttttttaatttattatttttgtttagatttttattacTATAATTATCTCGTACAACAAGTAACTTTAGAAAAGATAAGAAAAGTATTAACtttgtaataattattaacttgacgattaaataattttgagcaaataattttactttatcAAACTATTAACCATaaagaaacttaaaaaaaacCTAAACAATGGAAGGAAGGATAGAAAGTGAGAAATAAAGAGATGTAAAGCTATAGAGATGActtaagaaaagaagaagactaAACAAGAATAAAAGGGATATTCACCAAAGACGTCAACAAAATCAATGATAGGGAAAAGATCgaagtgaataaaaataaaaatataaaggaTGAATTCTATTTTCACTTTAAAGagatatactataaaaatattttaatttatgaagtATCTTATTTGGATTTGAATCAAGAAATTTAGAAGTTgagaatacttaaaaataaaaaaaaatgacctcttttgatttgaaaaacacTTTATAACTCTTCTTTTCAACTATAATCGATGGGATCGATCATTGCGATGCATAAAAGTAATTGTTTTGAGAACGTTAAAGTGTTTTTCCAACTTATTAGTTGTATTTGAGTGATTGACATCTTgtacccaacaaaaaaaaaacacaatatatatctcataaatttatatttggatAACTCAACCAAGGTATTGTGATAAAAATGTGATTTTTATAATCCTCAATGTAACCTGCAGAAAACAAGACAATTCATCATAGAAACAACTCTCGTATTAATCCTCTCAATGTAATCGACTTATTGTGATAAGCTTATTATATTTGCAAAAGGATAAAGTTCGGAGAACTCATTGGTTTTCTAGATCAACTTTAATGTTACTGTTTGATTAGTTTTATTTAACATTTAGTAAACCAATCAGAATTTGACACCAGACAAATGAAATTAAGTTGAAAAGGGTAAAAACCGATTCAGTCAGAATGAGTTGggtacaattatatataatctaCTGTGTTCtccttcaaatatatatttgatttgaatgGTTTTAAGGAAAGAAAGATGTATCTTTGATCTACCTTAATTTCTCCGAAGTAGtgtaattaactaattaatgaTGCCAGATTAAATTAAAGTACCTTCGTAGAAGAGGggcaaagaaagaaaagaaaggaaaagaaaagaaaagggaagatCCTCTATAGTATACATTTAAATCCTAGCAAAGATACCAACTTCTTAATTTACATTATAAGATGTGATCTGTTGATAGAAGTGAACCATAAAATCTGACTACTGGTTCCGCAAATTTATATATACgttcatgtgtgtatatatgatggagcaggaggaggaggaggaagaagaagaggggcCCGGAAAATATGCACCCGAATCAACCGCCGGCCGGCTACGACACCGGAAAGCCGAATATATCGGAGGCGGACTTGGCCATGACCGTGGCAAATTCGTGGAAGCTAATGACGCCATCTCCGTCGGTGTCGGCCTCGTCGATCATCTCCACGAGCTCTTTGTACGTCAATGGCTGGCCCATCTTGGCCATGGAGCCTGCGAGCTCTGCCAGCGTGATGTAGCCGTTGCCGTCGCGGTCGAACGACCGAAAAACCTGTCGATTAGCATAATCCTTTAATTCCATTGACGATCATAAATAACCCTTGCCAATGGACGCAACTTAATTTTGACATTAATGGCTTATATTTATATACCTCGAGGAGTTGTTCTTGGTTGATGAGGACGTCCTCGTTGATGGCGGGGGTGATGGCGTTGACGAGCTCGTCGAACTCGACGGTGCCGTTGCCGTTGGCGTCCATGTTGGCGAGGAGGACGTGGATTTGGTCCCCGGAGGGCTTGATTCCGAGGGAGCGGAGCAGGGCGGCGAGCTCCAGGAGGGTAAGGCTGCCGTCGGAATCCATGTCGAAGCGAGAGAAGATGTCCCGGAGCTGGTCGAGTTGGTCAACTTCTAAAACTACGCACATCTCTATATCGACGTCGACGAAGACGTGCGATGAGGTGGCCGGAAAAAATAAGCTaggattattattaattagatatttagAGGCGGAGACGGTGGAGGTGGCTTCGGCGGCGGCGGGAGGAGACGAGGAGGGGTCATGTGGTTGTGCTTTGTTTTGGGAGGCGTTGGGCGTTGCATGAGGTGGCTTCGGAGGATTTGCTATAATTGGATTATTCaaaactctttctctctctcttccattgttataataataaaaagtttatatCATCCCAAGAAGGGGCAACCTTAGTTTTTACGACTTTTATTGCCATTTCCCAAATCTTATGGTTACTGTGTTGTTTGTAATCCAACCTCCAAACAATTGTTACTAATTGCATAAagattgtttttttattaatttgtatataataACTTGTTGTGTTCACCGTATTGAACAGGTAGAACTCGGGTCctctctaattttatttatgttagaCAAACTTTATGTTGTCTTATACCAGTAATATAAcaattttgtatatgtataaagaGAGAAGATTGAAATCATTGAATAAAAATTCGAAATTAGATTACATGTAACACATCCAGTAagacattaaattttaaatgagataGGTTTCgtatgaaagaagaaataaactCACAAAAGCTAGCAAGGAAATCAATTAACATGCTAAACTCCATCTTGATCCTTACTGTCATCGCTTGCTTTTTCACCAACCCTGACCATGACACCACCCTCTACATCTTCGCCCAagcgccgccgccgccaccggAAACAGCCTCTGTGGTTGATCCTCTCTAATGGGTTGGCGGCTTTGTCTGATCTGCAAATCCTACCCAAAACACAGGAGATGATGCAAAGAACAGCTAGAACTGAGATGACTGCAAAGAAAGGCCCAACCGAGCCAGAAGATTGCCAGGCACTGGAAGATGGTGCCACTGGATTTGGCACCGCCTCTTGATCGGACAAAGATGGTGGTGTAGTTGTTGCTGCCATTGATCATCATCAGTTTGACCCGGCCCCCGTTAATTAAGAGGGATCTACATcatgcatctatatatatatatataagaataaaggaaaaaaatgattaattaaatgTTTTCAGACATTTCTTTAGAACTGACATCACTTTGCACATGTCTGATTGGTGGGTTGCTAACCGATTTGAAGACACTTGAGGTTATTATAGAAACTTATACAACGTGGTTTCCCTCAAATTCTCTTATAGTTGGTTGAGTTGGTGTAGAAGTTCATTCATTTATTGCATCATTAAGCTCATTTATTTTGTCTTCCATAATTCACTAGacattaattcttttttatttagcaaaaaataaataatgaggcCAAGCATCTTATGTCTCCTTTCTTTTTATATACT is from Diospyros lotus cultivar Yz01 chromosome 2, ASM1463336v1, whole genome shotgun sequence and encodes:
- the LOC127795658 gene encoding probable calcium-binding protein CML15, with product MCVVLEVDQLDQLRDIFSRFDMDSDGSLTLLELAALLRSLGIKPSGDQIHVLLANMDANGNGTVEFDELVNAITPAINEDVLINQEQLLEVFRSFDRDGNGYITLAELAGSMAKMGQPLTYKELVEMIDEADTDGDGVISFHEFATVMAKSASDIFGFPVS